GATTGTTGCCATTTCTGACGAAGCCATCAAGTCCGAACAGGACGTAGCAGATACGTTTCAACAAGCAGGAATTTTTGACCAGGCAGTTGATGTGAGCACATTCTGGAGTGATGCTCTTCAAGATCAACTTCCAGCTCCAGGTAGCCAATAATGAACGAAGCAAGGAGGTAGGCATAACGTGCGGTCCAACACCTTTAACCGGGCATGGTTTAACCGATTTATTCCTTTTGTTGTACCACTACTCATTCTGGCTCTGTGGCAATGGCTGACTGCATCCGGAGTTGTTGCAGCCAATATTTTGCCCCGTCCCGCTCAGGTACTGGAGGCCTTCATTCGTCTGCTTCGTAACGGTGAACTACTGAACAATATCAGTATCAGCGCCAAGCGAGCTTTGGGAGGATTCCTCATTGGTGGGGGTCTCGGTTTCCTTCTGGGTGTGCTGAACGGCATCTCCTCCCTTGCGGAAAAGATCGCTGACTCCTCGGTGCAGATGATCCGCAACATTCCGCATCTGTCCTTGATCCCCCTCGTTATTGTGTGGTTCGGGATCGGTGAAGAAGCCAAATTATTTCTCG
Above is a window of Paenibacillus sp. E222 DNA encoding:
- a CDS encoding ABC transporter permease subunit; amino-acid sequence: MRSNTFNRAWFNRFIPFVVPLLILALWQWLTASGVVAANILPRPAQVLEAFIRLLRNGELLNNISISAKRALGGFLIGGGLGFLLGVLNGISSLAEKIADSSVQMIRNIPHLSLIPLVIVWFGIGEEAKLFLVSLGVFFPVYLNTFHGIRSVDPGLIEMGKVYGLSRWSLYKDIILPGALPSILVGIRYALGIMWLTLIVAETVAADAGIGYMAMNAREFMQMDVIVLSILLYALLGKLSDTIAKWLERRWLRWNPALSRK